Proteins encoded in a region of the Atopobium sp. oral taxon 416 genome:
- a CDS encoding ISL3 family transposase — protein MQTGVPKESVRTEEFGTSARRCSRPVQILTVPGRLAAREAPSCPCCGKAMEGNGQVPIALRHLPLGMERARVEVLRPRWACRECGSTLMEEVPFRAPGQRITLPLLTFVCDLLALGQTLKAVSLTAGLNRNVVKKIERARLSALYTEGEGSRLKLRKPKRQARYLGADEFKLHNARRWATVIIDLKTGHVLWLAYTKRKQVVYDFCDFVLAEWMLYVEAIACDMNAGFGRAFLKRHPHLDIVYDYFHLIKNFNEKVICKVRKDKQARLKEESNAEAVRALKHSTYILMSGADTRKRKERDAHAGKVVSRGNALFGKEEALQKGGARERYKELISQNELLAACDIAGEMLSRAYGYRQEKRMRDAMERVVEVCRGTKDRHFGWFARLVESHMDGIVAHARHHISSGKVEGTNQMIKTLRGGRLGIP, from the coding sequence ATGCAGACAGGCGTGCCTAAGGAGAGCGTGCGCACCGAGGAGTTCGGCACCTCGGCCAGACGATGCAGCAGGCCGGTGCAGATCCTCACGGTCCCAGGCAGGCTGGCTGCCAGGGAAGCCCCCTCATGCCCCTGCTGCGGAAAGGCCATGGAGGGCAACGGGCAGGTCCCCATTGCGCTTCGGCACCTCCCTTTGGGCATGGAGAGGGCAAGGGTCGAGGTCTTGCGGCCAAGATGGGCATGCAGGGAATGCGGGAGCACCCTCATGGAAGAGGTGCCCTTCAGGGCGCCAGGGCAGCGCATCACGCTGCCGCTGCTCACGTTCGTGTGTGACCTGCTTGCCCTGGGCCAGACGCTCAAGGCGGTATCGCTCACGGCAGGCCTTAACAGGAACGTCGTGAAAAAGATCGAGCGCGCGAGGCTCTCTGCGCTCTACACGGAAGGCGAAGGCAGCAGGCTGAAGCTCAGGAAGCCCAAGCGCCAGGCCCGCTATCTGGGCGCAGACGAGTTCAAGCTGCACAATGCCCGCCGCTGGGCCACCGTGATCATAGACCTTAAGACCGGTCACGTGCTCTGGCTCGCCTATACGAAGAGGAAGCAGGTCGTGTATGACTTCTGCGACTTCGTGCTCGCCGAGTGGATGTTGTATGTGGAGGCAATCGCCTGCGACATGAACGCAGGCTTCGGGCGCGCCTTCCTTAAGCGCCATCCGCATCTGGACATCGTCTACGACTACTTCCACCTCATCAAGAACTTCAACGAGAAGGTCATCTGTAAGGTCAGGAAGGATAAGCAGGCAAGGCTTAAGGAGGAGAGCAACGCCGAGGCCGTGCGTGCCCTCAAGCACTCCACATACATCCTCATGTCTGGTGCGGACACAAGGAAGAGGAAGGAGCGCGATGCACACGCCGGCAAGGTGGTATCAAGGGGAAACGCCCTCTTCGGCAAGGAGGAGGCTCTGCAGAAGGGAGGGGCCAGGGAGCGCTACAAGGAGCTGATCTCGCAGAACGAGCTGCTTGCCGCCTGCGACATCGCGGGTGAGATGCTCAGCAGGGCCTACGGCTATCGGCAGGAGAAGCGCATGCGCGATGCCATGGAGAGGGTCGTCGAGGTCTGCCGCGGCACGAAAGACAGGCACTTCGGGTGGTTCGCCAGGCTCGTGGAGAGCCACATGGACGGCATCGTCGCGCATGCCAGGCACCATATCAGCAGCGGCAAGGTCGAAGGCACCAACCAGATGATCAAGACGCTCAGGGGGGGCAGGCTAGGGATACCCTAA
- a CDS encoding bifunctional 4-hydroxy-2-oxoglutarate aldolase/2-dehydro-3-deoxy-phosphogluconate aldolase: MSYMDQFYGQVERVGVVPVVVLDDVKGADPLAHALVEGGLPMAEVTFRTPEAADVIHTMAEKDPDIMVGAGTVLTVDQCKRAVDAGAKFIVSPGHTMEVVDYCLEHEIPQIPAGVTPTEVTVLVNKGLEVTKFFPAGQFGGLATIDALASVFVGHRFMPTGGVNASNLKEYLSDPAIIAAGGTWMVKPKMVHAGDFDQIFKLTREAAQIVREIKD, from the coding sequence ATGTCTTATATGGATCAGTTCTACGGGCAGGTTGAGCGCGTCGGCGTCGTACCGGTTGTCGTCCTCGACGATGTGAAGGGTGCAGATCCCCTGGCGCATGCCCTGGTAGAGGGCGGACTCCCTATGGCAGAGGTCACCTTCCGCACGCCTGAGGCGGCTGACGTGATTCACACGATGGCAGAGAAGGATCCTGACATTATGGTTGGCGCCGGTACCGTTCTGACCGTCGATCAGTGCAAGCGTGCGGTCGATGCTGGCGCAAAGTTTATCGTCTCTCCGGGTCACACGATGGAGGTTGTTGACTACTGCCTTGAGCATGAGATCCCGCAGATCCCGGCAGGTGTGACGCCGACTGAGGTCACTGTGCTTGTGAACAAGGGCCTCGAGGTCACCAAGTTCTTCCCGGCGGGCCAATTTGGCGGCCTCGCAACGATCGATGCGCTCGCATCTGTCTTTGTCGGCCACAGATTTATGCCGACCGGTGGTGTCAATGCGAGCAACCTGAAGGAGTACCTGAGCGATCCTGCTATCATCGCCGCAGGCGGTACGTGGATGGTGAAACCGAAGATGGTCCACGCAGGAGACTTCGATCAGATCTTCAAGCTCACCAGAGAAGCTGCTCAGATCGTCCGTGAGATCAAAGACTAA
- a CDS encoding sugar kinase translates to MLDENTEVLTFGEIMMRLSPPNNLRLEQAQSFDVHYGGAEANVALSLAYQGDNAAYVSVVPCNRIGACALRSLVMYGVDTSRVVREGDRLGTYYFEVGASERASSCVYDRKYSAFNLASHTVFDWDTILEGVEAFYVSGVTPAVSDEMIIAVKEALEACHKKGITTICDLNYRKLWSPEKAQKTMKEYLPLIDICIANDEDAPACLDISYGSGSLETGIEEKDEYVHIAQDIASQYGCKLVASVIRDIHSVEDSSWMGMVYSEGKAHFSPVHREHVLEGVASGDAFAAGLIHALLHHYDLDHAAAYAIAASILKLTIHGDSNLVTSDEIESVAQKDSGLRVNR, encoded by the coding sequence ATGCTGGACGAGAATACCGAGGTTCTGACTTTTGGTGAGATCATGATGAGACTGTCACCGCCGAACAATTTGCGTCTGGAGCAGGCCCAAAGTTTCGACGTGCACTATGGGGGAGCAGAAGCCAATGTCGCCCTCTCACTAGCATACCAGGGAGACAATGCAGCCTATGTCTCAGTTGTTCCGTGCAACCGTATTGGCGCGTGCGCACTGAGAAGCCTCGTTATGTATGGGGTCGACACCTCCCGCGTTGTGCGCGAGGGGGACAGGCTCGGAACCTATTACTTTGAGGTCGGTGCCTCCGAGCGTGCGAGTAGCTGCGTCTACGACCGTAAGTACTCTGCCTTCAATCTGGCATCCCACACTGTCTTTGATTGGGACACAATTCTCGAAGGCGTCGAGGCTTTCTATGTGAGCGGCGTGACGCCGGCGGTCTCCGATGAGATGATCATCGCGGTCAAAGAGGCATTGGAAGCTTGTCACAAGAAGGGTATCACCACGATCTGCGACCTCAACTACCGCAAGCTGTGGTCTCCTGAGAAGGCGCAGAAGACGATGAAGGAATATCTGCCGCTGATCGATATCTGCATCGCAAACGACGAGGATGCTCCCGCCTGCTTGGACATCAGCTATGGCTCAGGCTCGCTCGAGACCGGCATCGAAGAGAAGGATGAATACGTCCATATCGCGCAGGATATCGCCTCACAGTATGGCTGCAAGCTGGTTGCCTCAGTGATCCGTGATATCCACTCCGTGGAGGATTCCTCCTGGATGGGCATGGTGTACAGCGAGGGGAAGGCACACTTCTCCCCGGTCCACAGAGAGCACGTGCTCGAAGGTGTCGCCTCAGGTGACGCGTTTGCCGCAGGGCTGATCCACGCGCTGCTGCATCACTACGATCTGGACCATGCCGCTGCCTATGCAATCGCAGCCTCGATCCTGAAGCTGACCATTCACGGTGACTCCAATCTCGTGACTTCAGATGAGATTGAAAGTGTCGCTCAAAAAGATTCAGGCCTGCGGGTTAACCGCTAG
- a CDS encoding GntR family transcriptional regulator, which yields MGTTDTVTATTETEQPEKQQEQAYETLRDGIVEFTYLPGQRLSAKEIRKQMGLGRTPVREAIVRLQQDGLVTTKPKSGSYVSLINLKNAECAHFLRITVERAVAIDAAAQITDSELEEMAGSIQAQEQSLIAHDQRNFLEADNAMHQAVFAAAGRLTEWDWLTRTSVDLNRFRWLHVKARSVGWTSILKEHQDYYQALRAHQPLNAAYIIEHHLHVMLDEKEEVLKVFPQYFALEESQA from the coding sequence ATGGGTACGACAGACACAGTGACAGCAACTACAGAGACCGAGCAACCAGAAAAACAACAAGAGCAAGCCTATGAAACGCTTCGTGACGGGATCGTAGAATTCACCTATCTGCCCGGGCAGCGCCTCTCCGCAAAGGAGATCCGCAAGCAGATGGGGTTAGGCCGCACGCCAGTCCGAGAAGCGATCGTGCGCCTGCAGCAGGACGGGCTCGTCACGACCAAGCCCAAGAGCGGAAGCTATGTCTCCCTGATCAATCTTAAAAATGCCGAATGCGCCCACTTCCTGCGTATCACGGTCGAGCGCGCCGTCGCAATAGATGCCGCTGCACAGATCACGGATTCTGAACTGGAAGAGATGGCAGGCTCTATCCAGGCACAGGAGCAGTCGCTTATCGCACACGATCAACGGAACTTCCTTGAGGCAGATAACGCGATGCACCAAGCGGTGTTTGCGGCAGCCGGCAGATTAACCGAATGGGACTGGCTTACCCGCACAAGCGTCGACCTCAACCGGTTCCGGTGGCTCCATGTGAAAGCCAGAAGCGTCGGCTGGACGAGCATCCTTAAGGAGCACCAGGACTACTATCAAGCACTCCGAGCGCACCAACCACTCAATGCGGCTTACATCATCGAACACCATCTCCATGTGATGCTCGACGAAAAGGAGGAGGTTCTCAAAGTCTTCCCCCAGTACTTTGCCTTAGAGGAATCCCAGGCTTAG
- the hisS gene encoding histidine--tRNA ligase, producing the protein MAQRIQGTEDLYGRYMRAWEYMCDTARDLFGSYGFDRIETPALEQVATFVHGIGESTDVVRKEMFRVFSGALLDRLLASGDEKSLKPKQRMAMRPEGTAGVVRAAVEHSFVPQGAAPVKLWYAEAMFRGERPQKGRLRQFHQVGVEWLGTEDPAADAECIIMLMEYFKCLGFDPSTLRLRINSMGDEKCRPAYRESVRQFIFDHKDEMCDDCLERANINPLRSFDCKNEHCQHVMKSAPLITDYLCDDCKQHYAQVKSYLGAAGIEYVEDPTLVRGLDYYTRTVFEIEVKDSEVGAIGGGGRYDGLMQLEGGKQTPGIGFAVGFERIYLALKAQGKDLETPAPSCVYVAATSQDERRAAFDVTLALRQAGIRTEADYQGRSLKSQFKQADKLNARLCVVLGPDEVSAHRATIRDMQSHEQVQVPFDDLAQEVKKRLA; encoded by the coding sequence TTGGCACAACGTATACAGGGAACTGAGGATCTTTACGGCCGCTACATGCGTGCCTGGGAATATATGTGCGACACAGCCCGGGATCTCTTCGGCTCCTATGGCTTTGACAGAATTGAGACCCCGGCTCTTGAGCAGGTAGCTACCTTTGTCCACGGGATCGGCGAGTCGACCGATGTGGTGCGCAAAGAGATGTTCCGTGTCTTTTCCGGGGCGCTCTTGGATCGCTTGCTCGCATCCGGCGATGAGAAGAGCCTGAAACCGAAGCAGCGGATGGCCATGAGGCCGGAGGGGACCGCCGGCGTCGTACGCGCCGCTGTCGAGCACAGTTTTGTGCCCCAGGGCGCCGCACCGGTCAAGCTCTGGTACGCCGAGGCGATGTTCCGCGGCGAGCGTCCGCAGAAGGGCCGCCTGCGTCAGTTTCACCAAGTCGGCGTTGAATGGCTGGGCACTGAGGATCCGGCAGCGGATGCCGAGTGCATCATCATGTTGATGGAATACTTCAAGTGTCTCGGCTTTGATCCCTCGACGTTGCGGTTGCGCATCAATTCGATGGGGGACGAGAAATGCCGTCCGGCCTACCGAGAGTCTGTTCGTCAGTTTATCTTCGATCATAAAGACGAGATGTGTGACGACTGCCTCGAGCGCGCCAACATCAACCCCTTAAGAAGCTTCGACTGCAAGAATGAACACTGTCAGCACGTTATGAAGTCTGCACCCCTCATTACTGACTACTTATGCGACGACTGCAAGCAGCACTATGCACAGGTAAAGTCCTATCTCGGCGCTGCCGGGATCGAATACGTTGAGGATCCGACGCTTGTGCGTGGCCTTGACTATTACACCCGTACAGTCTTCGAGATTGAAGTGAAGGACTCCGAGGTTGGCGCTATCGGCGGTGGTGGCCGCTACGACGGACTGATGCAGCTCGAAGGCGGCAAACAGACCCCGGGCATCGGCTTTGCGGTGGGCTTCGAGCGCATCTACCTGGCGCTGAAGGCACAGGGCAAGGACCTCGAGACTCCGGCACCGAGCTGCGTCTATGTTGCCGCAACCTCTCAGGATGAGCGTCGTGCCGCCTTTGACGTAACCCTCGCGTTGCGTCAGGCCGGCATCCGTACTGAGGCTGATTATCAGGGACGTTCCCTGAAGAGCCAGTTCAAGCAGGCTGATAAGCTCAATGCCCGTCTGTGCGTAGTACTGGGACCAGATGAGGTAAGTGCCCATCGGGCGACCATCCGTGACATGCAGAGCCACGAGCAGGTGCAGGTCCCCTTTGATGATTTAGCTCAGGAAGTTAAGAAGCGCCTGGCATAA
- a CDS encoding branched-chain amino acid aminotransferase codes for MVQKKDIDWGSLTFSYQPTDYSYVSNYKDGAWDEGGLTKDHSVTISECSGILHYCQEVFEGLKAYTTKDGRIVVFRPDQNAARMYDSAKRLVMPSFPKERFVDAVEQVVKANAAWVPPYGTGATLYIRPLMFATGIVIGVAPADEYQFRILVTPVGAYYKGGVKPVKVRVSEYDRAAPHGTGNIKAGLNYAMSMLPSTIAHKEGYADNMYLDSQSRAYVEESGGANFLFVDKDGALVVPKSATDSILPSITRRSLVDVAKGYLNMDVVQREVRFDEIDQFAECGMCGTAAVISPVGEIDAGDRKIVYGMDHVGPVMKKLRETLTGIQSGEIQDKYGWVQEINVA; via the coding sequence ATGGTTCAAAAGAAAGATATCGACTGGGGCAGCCTGACATTCTCGTACCAGCCAACTGACTACAGCTACGTCTCCAATTACAAGGACGGCGCATGGGACGAAGGCGGTCTGACCAAAGATCACTCTGTCACGATTTCCGAGTGCTCCGGTATTCTACACTACTGCCAGGAAGTCTTTGAGGGTCTCAAGGCCTACACCACCAAAGACGGCCGCATCGTGGTCTTCCGCCCAGATCAGAACGCCGCGCGTATGTATGACTCCGCAAAGCGGCTGGTGATGCCGTCATTCCCAAAAGAGCGCTTTGTCGACGCGGTCGAGCAGGTCGTGAAAGCTAACGCTGCCTGGGTTCCACCCTACGGTACCGGCGCAACCCTGTATATCCGTCCGTTAATGTTCGCGACCGGGATCGTAATCGGTGTTGCGCCGGCGGATGAATATCAGTTCCGTATCCTGGTCACCCCGGTCGGGGCCTACTACAAGGGTGGTGTCAAGCCGGTCAAGGTCCGCGTCTCCGAGTATGACCGTGCGGCACCGCATGGCACCGGTAACATTAAAGCTGGCCTCAACTACGCAATGTCCATGCTGCCGTCCACGATCGCCCACAAAGAGGGCTATGCGGACAACATGTATCTGGATTCCCAATCCAGGGCCTATGTCGAGGAGTCCGGTGGTGCCAACTTCCTGTTCGTTGATAAGGACGGAGCGCTCGTTGTCCCAAAGAGCGCAACCGACTCAATCCTGCCCTCCATCACCCGTCGCTCGCTCGTCGATGTGGCCAAGGGCTATCTGAACATGGACGTCGTGCAGCGTGAGGTCCGCTTCGACGAGATCGACCAGTTCGCTGAGTGCGGTATGTGTGGCACTGCGGCGGTCATTTCCCCGGTCGGTGAGATCGATGCCGGCGACAGAAAGATCGTCTACGGTATGGATCACGTCGGTCCGGTCATGAAGAAGCTGCGTGAGACCCTGACGGGCATCCAGTCCGGCGAGATTCAGGACAAGTATGGCTGGGTCCAGGAGATCAACGTTGCCTAG
- a CDS encoding low specificity L-threonine aldolase — translation MRMFQNDYSEDAASEILVALCAANFEQRIGYTEGDPHCEEVRKLIREACEDPTADVEFRIGGTSTNIVALNGLLKDWEGIICTPDVHIAVHETGALVAVGRTVLPTHDKDGFLSPEEAERVSHFQTSTDQRMAKPGAVYIINTTELGGVWTKQRFDAICDWADEHQLPVFLDEARLASASAAPSNDLTLPHIAKRCTAFYLGGTKNGMLCGEALVINDPKLKEAFPYLIKERDKFLAKGRLLGVQFERTFMPEDTEPLWFPYTCQANDCAIKMRESLIEEGYKPYGDSNFNQQFFVVTSKQAEASAEACGCETFYTLKGGRQVIRFVTSWATTESNVDEVLTFAKQVIA, via the coding sequence ATGAGAATGTTTCAAAACGACTATTCAGAGGACGCTGCTTCGGAGATCCTGGTGGCACTGTGCGCGGCTAACTTCGAGCAGCGTATTGGCTACACCGAGGGCGACCCTCACTGTGAAGAGGTCCGTAAGTTGATCCGTGAGGCCTGCGAGGATCCCACCGCAGACGTGGAGTTCCGCATCGGCGGCACTTCCACCAATATCGTAGCTCTAAACGGCCTTCTCAAAGATTGGGAAGGCATCATCTGCACCCCGGATGTCCACATCGCTGTCCACGAAACCGGAGCACTCGTCGCGGTAGGCAGAACCGTCCTTCCCACCCACGACAAAGACGGATTCCTGAGCCCCGAGGAAGCAGAGCGGGTCTCTCACTTCCAAACTTCGACCGATCAGCGCATGGCCAAACCCGGCGCGGTCTATATCATCAACACCACCGAGCTCGGCGGCGTCTGGACCAAGCAGCGTTTTGACGCAATCTGTGACTGGGCCGACGAGCATCAGCTGCCAGTCTTCCTCGATGAGGCACGTTTGGCGAGCGCGTCGGCCGCACCTTCCAATGACCTCACTCTTCCCCATATCGCCAAGCGCTGCACCGCCTTCTACCTAGGTGGCACCAAAAACGGGATGCTCTGCGGTGAGGCTTTAGTAATTAACGACCCTAAGCTTAAAGAAGCCTTCCCCTACCTGATCAAGGAGCGGGACAAATTTCTGGCAAAGGGAAGACTACTCGGTGTGCAGTTTGAGCGCACGTTTATGCCCGAAGATACCGAGCCGCTCTGGTTCCCCTATACCTGCCAGGCAAATGACTGCGCCATAAAAATGCGTGAAAGCCTGATCGAAGAAGGTTACAAGCCCTACGGTGACTCCAACTTCAACCAGCAGTTCTTTGTCGTGACGTCGAAACAAGCCGAAGCGTCCGCAGAAGCCTGTGGCTGTGAGACCTTCTACACCCTGAAGGGCGGCAGACAGGTCATCCGGTTTGTGACCAGCTGGGCAACCACCGAATCGAATGTAGATGAGGTACTGACCTTTGCGAAGCAGGTGATTGCGTGA
- a CDS encoding DMT family transporter — MATISSQRKPLTNTLAVATLATLCCALWGSAVPGVRLGYQLFAISSSDVGSQLIFAGSRFFFAGLAVLIVFQAHTHAPRLGSHFILNALELGAFQTYGQYVLYYIGLAHATGVTGSLIQGVGVFAMPLFSCFVFRLEKMTARKVLGGVLGFLGLIISMEIGASTQFGWGEALMLSGTICSTMATALMRQKSQHLNPIQLTGWQFVLGGIGLVLTGLLLGGAFTLNSWAAAGILAWLVFVSAAAFSIWSLLLRDNDISRIAPYQFFIPIFGVLISLLTLGAEGAEVGVNTVIALILISLGIIIVNRSPKQTS, encoded by the coding sequence ATGGCCACCATATCGTCTCAACGTAAACCCCTGACAAACACACTTGCCGTCGCGACACTTGCGACCCTGTGCTGTGCCCTGTGGGGCTCTGCGGTCCCCGGGGTCAGGCTGGGCTATCAGCTCTTCGCGATCAGCTCCTCCGATGTGGGCTCACAGCTCATCTTCGCGGGCAGCCGTTTCTTCTTTGCGGGTCTCGCAGTACTGATCGTCTTTCAAGCGCACACCCACGCCCCACGTCTAGGCTCCCACTTTATCCTCAATGCCTTAGAGCTCGGAGCCTTTCAGACCTATGGGCAGTACGTGCTCTACTACATCGGCCTCGCGCATGCGACTGGAGTCACCGGTTCCCTCATCCAGGGCGTCGGTGTCTTCGCGATGCCTTTGTTCTCTTGTTTTGTCTTTAGGTTGGAAAAAATGACTGCGCGCAAAGTCCTCGGCGGTGTGCTCGGTTTTCTTGGCTTGATCATCTCAATGGAGATCGGTGCCTCAACCCAGTTCGGCTGGGGTGAAGCCCTCATGTTGTCCGGCACCATCTGCTCGACGATGGCAACAGCGTTGATGCGGCAGAAGTCGCAGCACTTGAATCCTATTCAGCTCACCGGCTGGCAGTTTGTGCTGGGCGGGATCGGCCTAGTCCTCACCGGCTTGCTCCTCGGAGGAGCCTTCACGCTCAACTCCTGGGCTGCCGCGGGGATACTCGCCTGGCTCGTCTTTGTATCAGCGGCGGCCTTTTCAATCTGGAGTTTACTGCTGCGTGACAACGATATCTCCCGTATCGCGCCGTATCAATTCTTCATCCCGATCTTCGGAGTGCTCATCTCACTTCTCACGCTGGGAGCAGAAGGGGCTGAGGTCGGCGTCAATACCGTGATCGCGCTGATTCTCATCAGCCTCGGTATCATAATCGTCAACCGCAGCCCCAAACAGACAAGCTGA
- a CDS encoding L-lactate dehydrogenase, producing the protein MRTRKVVIIGAGHVGSHCALCLMFGHLVNQIVLVDVNRERAEAEAMDLNDLASGLGDGFEIRAGSYADCKDAHFIIMTAGKGRRPGQSRLDLLGGTLRILDDIVPEIKKSGFHGILISVSNPSDIVTEYLYRGLDLPRGHVFGTGTALDSARLRRVLGKELKVDARQVDAIVMGEHGDSSFIPTSHISINGIPLREYMKLAGRGREGIDFTEVKKKVREAGSRIIAGKNVTEFGIASVVVEIVTSILHNERTILPLSVHLDGEYGEKDLSIGVPAILSEQGVEKVLEYDLNNSEIQAFHASCDVVRQKLDAATPLTSVFQRGKDIADNISQNIRR; encoded by the coding sequence ATGAGGACAAGGAAGGTTGTTATCATTGGTGCAGGGCATGTGGGCTCCCACTGTGCGCTCTGCCTGATGTTTGGCCATCTGGTCAACCAGATTGTATTGGTCGATGTCAATCGTGAGCGTGCCGAAGCAGAGGCAATGGATTTGAACGATTTGGCATCCGGCTTAGGCGATGGTTTTGAGATTCGTGCGGGCTCCTATGCTGATTGCAAGGACGCCCATTTTATTATCATGACCGCAGGTAAGGGGCGCCGTCCGGGCCAGTCCCGCCTCGATCTTCTGGGCGGTACCCTAAGAATTCTGGATGATATCGTCCCTGAGATCAAGAAGTCAGGGTTCCATGGTATCCTGATCTCCGTCTCCAACCCCTCCGATATCGTGACCGAGTACCTCTATCGCGGCCTCGATCTGCCGCGTGGCCACGTGTTTGGCACTGGCACTGCACTGGACTCCGCGCGTCTGCGCCGTGTCTTGGGCAAGGAGCTCAAGGTTGACGCCCGTCAGGTCGACGCAATCGTGATGGGCGAGCACGGTGACTCCTCCTTTATCCCGACTTCCCATATCTCGATCAACGGCATCCCGCTGCGTGAGTATATGAAGCTCGCCGGCAGAGGTAGAGAGGGTATCGACTTCACTGAGGTGAAGAAGAAGGTTCGCGAGGCCGGCAGCCGCATCATTGCGGGCAAGAACGTCACCGAGTTTGGTATCGCCTCCGTCGTCGTTGAGATTGTCACTTCAATCCTGCACAACGAACGCACGATCCTGCCGCTCTCCGTGCACCTGGACGGGGAGTACGGCGAGAAGGACCTCTCCATTGGCGTGCCCGCAATCTTAAGCGAGCAGGGCGTCGAAAAGGTCCTCGAGTACGATCTGAACAACAGCGAGATTCAGGCGTTCCACGCTTCCTGTGACGTCGTGCGCCAGAAGCTCGACGCTGCAACACCGCTGACTTCAGTGTTCCAGCGTGGCAAAGATATCGCTGACAACATCAGCCAGAACATTCGGCGCTAA
- a CDS encoding transposase, whose amino-acid sequence METARPRVPLKHSTYILISCADTRKRKERGACAGEVVSRGSALFGKQEALQRGGARKRYEELISQNELPFACDIVDEMLTQAYSCTDVDAIRAAIERIVDTCRGTKDRYLARVSCLAEGHRGGIVVHARHQISSGKVEGTNQMIKTLRRAG is encoded by the coding sequence ATGGAGACAGCGAGGCCGCGCGTGCCCCTTAAGCACTCCACATACATCCTCATATCCTGTGCGGACACCAGGAAGAGGAAGGAGCGCGGTGCATGCGCCGGCGAGGTCGTCTCAAGGGGCAGCGCCCTCTTCGGCAAGCAGGAGGCCCTGCAGAGGGGAGGCGCCAGAAAGCGCTACGAGGAGCTCATATCCCAAAACGAGCTGCCCTTCGCCTGCGACATCGTAGATGAGATGCTCACGCAGGCCTATTCGTGCACCGATGTGGATGCGATACGCGCTGCCATAGAGAGGATCGTGGACACGTGCCGTGGCACGAAAGACAGGTATCTCGCCAGGGTTTCCTGTCTCGCAGAAGGGCACAGGGGAGGGATCGTCGTGCACGCCAGGCACCAGATATCCTCGGGGAAGGTGGAAGGCACCAACCAGATGATCAAGACGCTCAGGAGGGCAGGCTAG
- a CDS encoding transposase codes for MHEFCDFVLAEWMSHVEAIACDMNADFECAFLKRHPHLSVVYDCFHIVKNFNEKVICKVRKDKQARLRDDGDSEAARAP; via the coding sequence GTGCATGAATTCTGTGACTTTGTGCTCGCTGAGTGGATGTCCCATGTGGAGGCAATCGCCTGCGACATGAACGCCGACTTCGAGTGCGCATTCCTTAAGCGCCATCCGCATCTCTCGGTCGTCTACGACTGCTTCCATATCGTGAAGAACTTCAACGAGAAGGTGATCTGTAAGGTCAGGAAGGATAAGCAGGCAAGGCTCAGGGACGATGGAGACAGCGAGGCCGCGCGTGCCCCTTAA
- a CDS encoding transposase family protein, with the protein MQTGEPRESARTKEFGTSTKRCRKAVQILTVPGRPAVSDAPCCPCCGRAIEKNGKAPIALRHLLWGWEGARIGILRPRWACRECGNTLTEEVPFRAPGQRITLLLLAFVCDLLALG; encoded by the coding sequence GTGCAGACGGGAGAGCCCAGAGAGAGCGCACGCACCAAGGAGTTCGGCACGTCGACCAAAAGATGCAGGAAGGCGGTGCAGATCCTCACGGTCCCGGGCAGGCCGGCAGTGTCGGATGCACCATGCTGCCCCTGCTGCGGAAGGGCAATAGAGAAAAATGGGAAGGCCCCCATTGCGCTTCGGCACCTCCTCTGGGGATGGGAAGGGGCAAGGATAGGGATCTTGCGGCCAAGATGGGCATGCAGGGAGTGCGGGAATACCCTCACGGAAGAGGTGCCCTTCAGGGCCCCAGGCCAGCGCATCACGCTGTTGCTGCTCGCGTTCGTGTGTGACCTGCTTGCCCTGGGTTAG